One Natator depressus isolate rNatDep1 chromosome 13, rNatDep2.hap1, whole genome shotgun sequence genomic region harbors:
- the AURKA gene encoding aurora kinase A, giving the protein MEKNGKENHNGLPGHSVKTLPTIGDGPKRLPVHQQHPQNRVPGGGAQAQRILCPSNLAQRVPVQSQAQKSVLSNQKQSQNQLMQQPRPTFLVQPISRPQASSKNNEEPPQASLSAKSLDAEGTSVQKNEETKKRQWCLDDFEIGRPLGKGKFGNVYLAREKQSKFILALKVLFKTQLEKAGVEHQLRREVEIQSHLRHPNILRLYGYFHDATRVYLILEYAPRGEVYKELQKLTKFDEQRTATYMTELADALSYCHSKRVIHRDIKPENLLLGSNGELKIADFGWSVHAPSSRRTTLCGTLDYLPPEMIEGRTHDEKVDLWSLGVLCYEFLVGKPPFEAETYQETYRSISKVEFRFPPFVTEGAKDLIVKLLKHNPYQRLPLKDVLAHPWITTNSTKQPSSRKSEAATSNRMPS; this is encoded by the exons ATGGAGAAAAATGGTAAAGAGAACCACAATGGGCTCCCTGGTCACAGTGTCAAG ACTCTACCTACCATTGGAGATGGTCCAAAACGGCTCCCTGTGCATCAGCAGCATCCTCAGAATCGGGTACCTGGAGGTGGAGCCCAAGCACAGCGTATTTTGTGTCCTTCAAATTTGGCTCAGCGAGTTCCTGTACAGTCGCAGGCTCAAAAATCTGTGCTGTCAAACCAGAAACAGTCTCAAAACCAGCTGATGCAACAGCCTCGACCAACTTTTCTAGTTCAACCAATTTCTAGGCCTCAGGCTTcaagtaaaaacaatgaggaaccTCCACAGGCTTCACTATCTG CAAAAAGCCTTGACGCAGAAGGGACATCTGTCCAGAAAAATGAAGAAACTAAAAA AAGGCAGTGGTGTCTTGATGACTTCGAAATTGGCCGTCCTCTGGGAAAAGGAAAGTTTGGAAATGTGTATCTGGCTCGTGAAAAGCAAAGTAAATTTATCCTAGCGCTGAAGGTGTTGTTTAAAACACAGCTGGAAAAAGCAGGAGTAGAACATCAGCTGCGGAGAGAAGTAGAAATACAGTCTCATCTTAG gcatCCCAATATTCTCAGGCTATATGGCTACTTCCATGATGCCACAAGAGTCTACCTAATTCTAGAATATGCACCTCGTGGAGAAGTCTACAAAGAGTTGCAGAAGCTAACCAAGTTTGATGAGCAGAGAACTGCTACT TATATGACAGAATTGGCAGATGCTCTATCATACTGTCATTCAAAGAGAGTGATTCATAGAGACATCAAGCCAGAAAACTTGCTGCTTGGTTCAAACGGAGAGCTGAAGATTGCTGACTTTGGATGGTCTGTGCATGCTCCGTCATCTAG GAGGACAACTCTTTGTGGTACACTTGACTACTTGCCTCCTGAAATGATTGAAGGGAGAACACATGATGAAAAGGTGGATCTCTGGAGCCTGGGGGTTCTGTGCTATGAATTTCTAGTAGGGAAACCTCCTTTTGAGGCAGAGACATACCAGGAAACTTACAGAAGTATTTCAAAG GTGGAATTCAGATTTCCTCCTTTTGTAACAGAGGGAGCTAAGGACTTAATTGTAAAGCTCCTGAAGCATAATCCATACCAGAGGCTGCCACTGAAAGACGTGCTTGCACACCCATGGATTACCACAAACTCTACAAAACAACCAAGCAGCCGGAAGAGTGAGGCTGCTACCAGTAACAGAATGCCATCTTAG